One genomic window of Nicotiana sylvestris chromosome 10, ASM39365v2, whole genome shotgun sequence includes the following:
- the LOC138879145 gene encoding uncharacterized protein — protein sequence MTIDMNIQELLGIRDSDLLIHQVREEWATKNSKILSYLYHVQELRKRFTKIEFQHVPESRMNKNFIDPIPVKIHDQPAYCAHVEEEADGKPWFYDINEYLAKGEYPELANTTQRRTL from the exons AtgaccattgacatgaacatccaagagttgctaggaatcagggattcagacttgcttatacatcaggtccgagaagaatgggcaaccaagaactctaagatactctcTTATCTGTATCATGTACAAGAGTTGagaaagagattcacaaagatagaattccagcatgttccagagtccagaatga ataagaacttcattgatcctattccggtgaaGATTCATGATCAACCAgcctactgtgctcatgtcgaggaagaagcggacggaaaaccttggttttatgatatcaacgaatacctggcaaaaggagaatacccagagcttgcCAATACCACTCAGAGGCGCACACTTTAG